Proteins encoded in a region of the Acidobacteriota bacterium genome:
- a CDS encoding NAD(P)-binding protein — MSKPPYEKQEKIEFASAKDLPPTPISLGIATVNRTGSWRYMMPLFEDKTPPCNNQCPASVDIEGMMRLVGEGKFEEAYLLLRKENPFSAICGAICPHPCEKVCNRGRFDRALAIRAIERMVAEFGLERDIPIEKGKEREGKVAIVGGGPIGLSAGYFLTLLGYKVDLFEQEEELGGALRAIGLKKLPQKLLEKEVAFIEEVGVNIITGKKLGESISLEDLRNDYQAILLALGYPPEKPIKPKKDGSLETDIPGVFALALKEGDIASAVAEGKRGAIVVDCFISKKEFKPEQLKIGENGPLSFRKYCGEKIKRSDHIASFSELNLAYFEKNEGKAPDERRGYSPTEAKEEASRCFHCGVCNMCGNCYTVCPDAAIQPLPDGRGYRLHYGYCKGCLLCVNECPRAAMSFKEVER, encoded by the coding sequence ATGAGTAAGCCTCCTTATGAGAAACAGGAGAAGATAGAGTTCGCTTCAGCAAAGGATCTCCCGCCAACACCGATATCCCTCGGGATCGCCACGGTAAACAGAACCGGTAGTTGGCGGTATATGATGCCTCTTTTTGAGGATAAAACCCCTCCTTGCAATAATCAATGCCCTGCCTCGGTGGACATCGAGGGAATGATGCGGTTAGTAGGGGAGGGGAAATTTGAAGAAGCATATCTCCTCTTGAGAAAGGAGAACCCGTTTTCGGCAATCTGCGGGGCGATTTGTCCTCATCCCTGTGAGAAGGTTTGCAATAGGGGAAGGTTCGATAGAGCCTTAGCCATCCGGGCTATTGAGCGGATGGTGGCTGAGTTCGGCCTTGAAAGGGACATTCCCATCGAAAAGGGGAAAGAAAGGGAAGGTAAAGTGGCGATAGTCGGCGGTGGTCCTATCGGTCTTTCCGCCGGCTATTTCCTTACCCTTCTCGGGTACAAGGTCGATCTCTTCGAACAGGAAGAAGAACTTGGCGGTGCCCTTCGTGCCATTGGTCTTAAAAAACTGCCTCAGAAGCTTCTTGAGAAGGAAGTCGCCTTTATCGAGGAAGTTGGCGTAAACATTATCACTGGCAAAAAGCTGGGCGAATCCATCTCCTTAGAGGACCTCAGAAATGATTACCAGGCGATACTACTCGCTTTAGGCTACCCTCCAGAAAAGCCAATAAAGCCCAAAAAAGATGGCTCTCTCGAGACAGATATCCCCGGCGTTTTTGCCCTTGCCCTCAAAGAGGGCGATATAGCCTCGGCGGTAGCGGAGGGAAAGAGAGGAGCGATAGTGGTGGATTGTTTCATCTCGAAAAAAGAGTTTAAGCCAGAGCAGCTAAAAATAGGTGAAAACGGTCCCCTCTCTTTCCGTAAGTACTGCGGGGAAAAGATAAAAAGGAGTGATCATATAGCCTCCTTCTCCGAGCTCAACCTCGCCTACTTCGAAAAGAACGAAGGGAAAGCACCGGATGAAAGAAGGGGATACTCCCCGACCGAAGCGAAGGAAGAAGCCTCCCGCTGCTTCCATTGTGGGGTGTGCAATATGTGTGGCAACTGTTATACGGTTTGTCCTGATGCCGCCATTCAGCCACTTCCCGATGGTCGAGGCTACCGTCTCCATTACGGTTACTGCAAGGGGTGCCTTCTCTGCGTCAATGAATGCCCCAGAGCGGCGATGAGCTTTAAGGAGGTAGAAAGATGA
- a CDS encoding NifU family protein, giving the protein MEEKVREVINEIKPALQADGGDIELVEIKDKVVWVRLLGACGGCPMAQLTLQFMVERQIKEKVPEVERVEAV; this is encoded by the coding sequence ATGGAAGAGAAGGTAAGAGAGGTAATAAATGAGATAAAACCCGCCCTTCAAGCAGATGGCGGGGATATAGAACTGGTGGAGATAAAGGATAAGGTGGTGTGGGTAAGATTACTTGGCGCCTGTGGTGGTTGTCCTATGGCGCAGCTTACCCTTCAATTTATGGTGGAACGGCAGATAAAGGAAAAGGTTCCTGAAGTAGAGCGGGTTGAGGCAGTGTAA
- the porA gene encoding pyruvate ferredoxin oxidoreductase: MKKVIVGNHAVSYGAMLSRVEVIAAYPITPQTQIVEELSEMCASGKLAAKFLKVESEHSAMASCIGASATGARAFTATSSHGLALMHELLHWAAGARLPIVMANVNRAMAPGWSIWVDQNDSLSQRDTGWLQFYCESNQEVLDTIIQAYKISEKVLLPSMVILDAFFLSHTSEPVDIPDQKEVDRFLPPYRPKYKLDVNDPHAFGGLCAPDIYMEFRYKMEKAMEEAIVVAEEVDNEFKKQFGRGYGLVEEYRTDDAELIIVTSSTVSATTRVVVDDLRSKGEKVGMVKIRMFRPFPKEKVLSALKKAEKVAVIDRNISYGHGGIFAEEIKSTIYGTEIEKKPTIFGYVTGLGGRDITPELITEIAKKTLKAQKPESDIIWMGVKL; the protein is encoded by the coding sequence ATGAAGAAGGTAATAGTTGGGAACCATGCCGTCTCTTACGGCGCGATGCTCTCTCGGGTCGAGGTCATCGCTGCTTACCCCATCACCCCCCAGACCCAGATCGTCGAGGAGCTTTCCGAGATGTGCGCCTCGGGGAAGTTAGCCGCCAAATTCCTCAAGGTAGAATCGGAACACTCGGCGATGGCAAGCTGTATTGGTGCTTCTGCCACTGGAGCAAGGGCGTTCACCGCCACCTCCTCCCACGGACTTGCCCTGATGCACGAACTCCTTCACTGGGCAGCTGGCGCCAGACTACCCATAGTGATGGCGAATGTAAACCGGGCAATGGCGCCAGGTTGGTCGATATGGGTGGATCAAAATGACTCCCTCTCCCAGCGGGATACCGGTTGGCTCCAGTTTTACTGTGAGAGCAACCAGGAGGTGCTTGACACCATAATCCAAGCATACAAGATATCAGAAAAGGTGCTTCTACCTTCCATGGTGATCCTTGATGCTTTCTTCTTATCCCATACCTCGGAACCCGTGGATATCCCAGATCAAAAAGAGGTGGACCGCTTCCTCCCTCCATATCGACCGAAGTACAAACTCGATGTGAACGATCCGCATGCCTTCGGTGGGCTCTGTGCCCCAGATATCTATATGGAGTTCCGCTACAAGATGGAAAAAGCAATGGAGGAGGCGATTGTGGTGGCGGAGGAGGTGGATAACGAGTTCAAGAAACAATTCGGAAGGGGATATGGATTGGTTGAGGAATATCGAACCGATGATGCGGAACTCATCATAGTGACCTCCTCCACTGTCTCCGCTACCACCCGGGTAGTGGTGGACGATCTCCGAAGTAAAGGAGAAAAGGTGGGAATGGTAAAGATCAGGATGTTTCGCCCCTTCCCTAAAGAGAAGGTACTAAGCGCCTTGAAAAAGGCAGAAAAAGTGGCGGTAATAGACAGAAATATCTCCTATGGTCATGGAGGGATATTCGCTGAGGAGATAAAATCCACCATTTATGGAACGGAGATCGAAAAGAAACCCACGATCTTCGGCTATGTCACCGGACTCGGGGGACGGGATATAACCCCGGAGTTGATTACCGAAATCGCGAAAAAAACGCTCAAGGCTCAAAAGCCCGAAAGCGATATCATCTGGATGGGGGTAAAACTATGA
- a CDS encoding DUF116 domain-containing protein, which yields MGIKTAFLIEVVRFIIKVFFHFLISISKVFRLPTEGITRAFLKVNNFLVRKEKKHLEDKKLLLLLPRCLQKRDCQVDLASDVRNCQRCGRCPVAEIVALVERYCIPAFVVDGGELARKRVKESHCEAIVAVACERELEEGILDVLPPVIGIINERPKGPCNETLVSVEKVEEAIKLFLRPLKEDPIPQPLSSTKGEG from the coding sequence ATGGGCATAAAAACGGCATTTTTAATAGAGGTAGTTAGATTTATCATAAAGGTTTTCTTCCACTTCCTTATATCCATTAGTAAAGTATTTCGCCTTCCCACCGAAGGGATTACTCGAGCCTTCCTAAAAGTAAATAACTTTTTGGTTAGAAAAGAAAAAAAGCACTTGGAGGACAAAAAACTTCTCCTCCTTCTTCCTCGCTGTCTTCAGAAAAGGGATTGTCAGGTGGACTTAGCGAGCGATGTAAGAAACTGCCAAAGATGTGGTCGCTGCCCTGTCGCTGAAATAGTAGCTCTGGTCGAGAGGTACTGCATACCTGCTTTCGTTGTCGATGGTGGAGAGCTTGCGAGAAAAAGGGTGAAAGAATCACACTGTGAAGCAATCGTAGCGGTTGCTTGTGAGCGGGAACTTGAAGAAGGAATACTTGATGTACTTCCTCCGGTGATCGGCATCATAAACGAACGCCCCAAGGGACCATGTAATGAGACACTCGTCTCAGTGGAGAAGGTGGAGGAAGCGATCAAACTCTTCCTCCGCCCTTTGAAAGAGGATCCAATCCCTCAACCCTTATCTTCTACCAAGGGAGAGGGTTAG
- a CDS encoding 2-oxoacid:acceptor oxidoreductase family protein encodes MIEIRFHGRGGQGAVVASKLFASAVFREGKYVQAFPAFGVERRGAPVTAFARIDDKPIHLRCQIYHPDHLVVLDPSLIEAIDITQGLKDGGWILINSKHKPSDYPDLMERFKVATVDASGIAVRNHLGSRTNPIVNTAILGAFAKITGLVGLRALTQSVKEEVPFDPEGNVKAVEEAYNRVVLP; translated from the coding sequence ATGATCGAAATAAGGTTCCACGGGCGGGGTGGTCAAGGGGCAGTGGTAGCATCCAAGCTATTTGCTTCAGCGGTATTCCGGGAAGGGAAATATGTCCAGGCGTTTCCCGCTTTTGGGGTGGAACGCCGGGGAGCACCGGTTACCGCCTTTGCCCGAATAGACGATAAGCCAATACACCTCCGCTGCCAAATATACCACCCAGACCACCTGGTAGTTCTCGATCCATCCCTCATCGAAGCGATCGATATAACCCAAGGGCTCAAAGACGGGGGATGGATTCTAATAAACTCAAAGCACAAACCCTCCGATTACCCCGATCTAATGGAAAGATTCAAAGTGGCGACTGTGGATGCCAGCGGAATAGCAGTGAGAAACCACCTTGGTTCACGAACCAACCCGATAGTGAACACAGCGATACTTGGTGCATTTGCCAAGATAACCGGTCTGGTGGGGCTCAGGGCGCTAACACAGTCGGTTAAGGAGGAGGTACCATTTGATCCTGAAGGGAATGTAAAAGCAGTGGAAGAGGCTTATAATCGAGTAGTCCTTCCTTAA